TGCGAGATTGGCTGGCGTCAAAGATCCACCTGCACGGCCAGCGTTACAGCGCGGCCGAGTTGGTCGAGCTAGTGACCGGCGCGCCTCTGTCGCACGAGCCGCTGCTGGCCCATCTGCGGGCGAAATTGACGCCGCTTTACGAGTTGACGTAGGGTGGGCCGGCGCTCGCAAGCTCGCTGGTCCCACCCTACGTTGCCACGTGAGCGCTGTCCAGCCGGCCGAGCAGCCGCAGCAGACCGTCGAGAATCGTCCACGGATGCGGCGGGCAACCGGGCACGTAGAGATCGACCGGCAGTACGCTGTCCGCGCCGTTGTTGACCACCGAATGGCCGATGTAGGGGCCGCCGGAAATCGCACAGGCGCCCACCGCGATCACCAGCTTGGGCGGCGGCACCGCCTCGTAGGTGAGCAGCAACGCCTCGCGCATGTTTTCCGTCACCGGACCCGTGATGAGCAGGCCGTCGGCGTGACGCGGCGAGGCCACGAAGTCGATGCCGAAGCGGCCCAGGTCGAAGACCAACGTCGTCAACACGTTGGTGTCGGCCTCGCAGCCGTTGCACCCGCCCGCGCTCACCTGACGCAGCTTCAATGACCGTCCGAACAGCCGCCGCGCGCGCTCGTCGAGCTCGTGGGCCAGCTCCAACGGCCGCTGGCCATCGATCACGAGGTCTTCGCGTCGGCGCGTCGCCAGCCGATATTCAGGCTGGTATTGTACCGCCCCATTGGGACACGCTTGCGTGCAGTCGACGCAGAACAGGCACTTGCCCAGGTCGAGCCGCAGCCGGCCGTCGGCGGCCTCGATCGCCCCGGTCGGACACGCTTCGGCGCACGCCCGGCAACCGTCTTCGCACTTCGCGGCGTCGATCACCGGCAGTCCGCGGAAGCGGTCCGACACGTTGGCCGCGGTCTTCGGAAACGTCGACGTGCGGTGCCCCTGGCGCAGTCGCTCTTGGATGATCTTCAACATAGATTTATTTGTCGAATCAACCGTACGGTAGGACCAGCGAGCTTGCGAGCGCCGGCCCACCATTGCTAGGCGTCAGGCGTCGGGCAAAAGCCAATTCATGTATTTCTGAACCCTGAACCCTTTGTCGGTGGGCCGGCGCTCGCAAGCTCGCTGGTCCCACCCTACAACCTTTTCCACCGCGCTGATTCATAAATCGTGTCCGCAATAGGACAGATTAAAACTCTTGTTGCACAGCGGAAAGTCGGATATCTGCTGGTCGCGCAAGGCCATCGCCAAGCCAATCCAGTTGTGGAACGACGGATCGACGACCTTGTAATGCGCGAAGCGGCCGTCGGCGTCGGTGATGGCCACGTGGCAAATCTCTCCCCGCCACCCTTCCACGAACGAAACGGCCAACGACTCCGGCGCCAGCGGCCCCATCTCGACGCGGACCGGACCGCCGGCCAGCGATTCGAGTTGCTCCAGGATAAACGCACCGGACCGCTGAACTTCAAGTCCGCGGGTATAAGCACGGGCAAACACGTCGCCGCTGGCGCAGGTCGACACCGGAATCTGGCTGAAGCGAAAAATGCCGTGCGGAAAGTCGTGCCGCACGTCGCGATAGACGCCGCAGGCCCGTGCCGCCACGCCGACCAGGCCCAAGGCGTCGCACGTCTCGCGAGACACCACGCCCGTGTTCTCGAACCGCGCCTGCACCGAGAGCGACCGCCAAAGCAACTCGACCGAACCGTACACTTCGGCCAAGGCGGGCGTCAGCCGTTCGATCAGCGTCTGCGTGCGGGCGTCGTCGAGATCGAACATGACGCCGCCGGGCCGCACCATGCCGCGGCCGAAGCGGCTGCCGCAAACGAGCGCCGTGGCGTTGAGAAAGTCGCCTCGCAGCCGGCCGTTGAAGGAAGCGGTGGGCAAGAAGCCGACGTCGCCGGCCAGAGCGCCCAGATCGCCTATGTGGTTGGCCAACCGTTCCAACTCCAAGGCCACGCCCCGCAGCGCCTCGGCCCGCAAGGGCACCGCCGTGCGGGCCAGCGCCTCCACCGCCTGGCAGTAGGCCGTGGCGTGCCCGATGGTCGTGTCGCCGGCCAGCGTCTCCATGTAATGAATGGTCCGCTGGTTGGGGCCGCCGACGAGCGAGCGCTCGACGCCGCGGTGCTGATAACCGAGCGAAATCTCCAGGTGAAAAACGTGCTCGCCGTTGCACTGGAAGCGAAAGTGGCCCGGCTCGATCACGCCCGCGTGTACCGGCCCGACGGCCACCTCATGGATCTCCGGACCGGTGACCTGAAAAAAGTCGGTGACACTCGGCAGAATCTTATCGCCGACGGCCCGCGACCAGGCATCGTGCCCGGCGCGGTACGACGGATGAAAACGAATCGGCTTGAGCCAGGGATGGCCGTGCGGCAGCACGCCCCATTGTTCGGCGATCTCGCGCTCGAACCAATGCGCCTGCGGACAGTCGGGCGTGAGCGAAGGATACTCGTCGGCGACATCGGCGGAGACGACCGACCAGGTTCCGGCCTCGTCGTCGGCGAGCACCGCATACAGCCGCGCCGCTTGCTCGATCGGCCGGCCGAACAGGGCCGAAATGCGGCTTCCGCCTCCGACCGCGTCGGCGACGTTCTGCCGAAAGCCGGCGATGTCGAGCAAGGGTACGTCGGCCAGGCGCACCGTCTCGCCCGGCCTGGCCCCGACCGCGTTGGCGGCAAGCGTCGTCATGAAGCTGCGCCCTCGCTCCCGTTGGTTCCACCGCCGGTGATCTGAAAGGCCCGTGCTGCTTCGATAATTTCGGCGGCCGGCGCCTTGCGAGTCACGAGCCTGCGGAACCGGGGACGACCCAAGGCGCGCGCCACTTGAGTGAGCAGCCGTGAGTGCCAGCGCGCCGTCGGCGAGACCAACACGAACAACGTGTCGACGGCCCTGCCGTCGCCCGCCGCAAAGTCGATCGCGTGTTCGAGGTAGCAGAGGCTCACTTGCGGCCCCGGTACGCTGAGCACCACGGGATAACGCGGATGCGGAATGGCGATGCCGTCGCCCACCGCGGTCGAGCCGAGCCGCTCCCGCGAGAGGAACATGTTCAACAACATTTCACGGTCGAAACCTTCGGGCAGCGGCATGCAGGCCACCACCGCGCGCAACGCGGATTCGACGTTCTGGCCTGGAAGCTGGTAGAAGATGCCGCCCGCGGTCAGCGCATCGGCAAGCGTGTCGTACTGCGCGGCCGAGACCCGATCGCCTTCGAGCAGCTCCGGCGCAACCGTCAGCTTGCGCAGCGTGGCCCACTCGAACAGTTCCGAGCGATTGAAGTGGTATCGGCCGCCGACGCGGTGGGCCGGAAGCTGCTCCTCGCGCACCCAGCGGCGAACGATCCGCTCGCTGACTTTCATCAACCGGCAAACATCATGCACAGTCAGTTGCATTCGCCCTACTCAACTCCGCCTTGTGAATCATTCATCGTCGACCACGCATCTTCTGGCAGCGATAAACGTAATCGATGGTTTTCGTCGGCTGCACGTGACCTCTGCAACTATCTAGTGATGACCGCCTTGGCCGGCGGGCGACGCGGCTTCCAAAGTCGCCGCGGTCCCGATCAAGTTGGCGCCCGCGTCGTCCGGTTCGGCGACGTCGCCGGTGACGCCGCTGCCGACCGTCATGGGAATGCGCAGCCGCATGCTGCTCTTGTGCCTTGACAAGGGACGCGTTTGATCCAGGCCCATGAGCTCCAGGCGGAAATCGCCCGGCCGCGAATTGAACTCGTCCATGTAATGCGCCAGCGTTTCCGAAGTGGTGTGATCGATGAGCGTCACATTCTGGCCCAAGTGCAGGTAAGCCACCTGCGCCTCCGGCGGCACACGCTGCAACTCGCGGATCACGTGAAACAGGTTGAAGCACACCAGCGGGCGATCGAAGAAGAGGTTATAGACTCCGTCGGAGCAGGCGCGCTCGCCCACGGGATTACGGAACAAGTTCACCAGACGCACGGGCAGTGCCGGCCGGGTGGCGTCGTCCGCACCGAATAAGTTGTGGTGCAGCCCCGTGTACCAAAGGTTCAGCATCAGCTTCAGGCCGATGCCGATGCCCACGCCGATCAGCAAGTCGGTGGTCACGGTGGCGAAGACGGTGACCGCGCAGATGAAGAACTGCTCGGCGCCGATATGCGCCACGTGCCGCCACACTTTGGGCCGGCAAAGCTTGAAGCCGATGAACACCAGGATCGACGCCAAGACGGCCGTCGGCACCATGTTGATCCAGGTGCGCGCGAACAACAAGAAGAACAGCAGGAAGCAGGCGTTGTAAAAGTTGGCCCATTGCGTGCGGCCGCCGCCGATGATGTTGGCCGTGCTCTTGACGATGCCGGGGATGATCGTCAGTCCGCCGAGCATGCTGGAGGCGACGTTGGAAACGCCCATGGCTTCCAGCGTGCGGTCGGGGTCCGACCGCCGGCGGAAGGGATCGATCTTGTCGACCGCGTTGATCGTCGCCAACGACTCCGTGCCGTCGATCAACAGCAGTGTGACCACCATGTATCCCAAGGGGAGCCAAAGGCGAACGTCGCCGAAGACCGTCGTGAACTTGGGCAGCACGATGCCGTTGGCCAGCGGAGCGGCGGGTACGTTGATCAAGTTTTCCGGCGCCAGGTTGAGAAGATACCGGCTGGCAAGCGTGCCCAAAAAGAACACCCACACCGGCGGCGGCAACATCTTGAATAAACGCCCCGGCACGGCCGAAAGAATGAACAGCGTCGCCACGCAGGCGATGCCGAGTCCGAACACCTGAACGTTCATCGCGCTCAGCTTCGAGGGAGTTTCAGCCAGGATTTCCCAGAACTCGTGGGCCTCGAATTTCTGTCCCAGCAACAGCGGGAATTGCTTGACGATAATCAGCAGTCCGATCGCCATCAGCATCCCTTCGATGGCGGCGGCGGGGAACATGGCGCTGAGCCGCGCCACCTTGAGCTTGGCGAGCACGACCTGCAACAGGCCGGCAATCGCGATGGCGACCAGCACCAGAGGATACCCCGCCGCCATCACCTCCTCGTTGGAAGCTTCGCCGCCCAAGTAAACTCCGCCCATCCAGGCGATGCCGGCGTAAATCGCGGGCGCCAGTCCCGCGGCCGGGCCGCTGATCGTGACGTACGACCCGCCTAGAAAAGGAAGCAGGAAGCCGGCGATGATGGCCGAAACGATGCCGCACACCGGTGGCGCCCCCGACGTGATGGCGATGCCCATCGAAAACGGCAGCGAGATCATTGCCACCATGAAGCCGGAGCGCAGGTCGTAGCGCCAGTGCTTCAATCCGGCCAGGCCGTTTTGCGGTTTTTCCAGGGCGACGGGCGGGGCGGCTTCCACGGAACCGTGCATTGCAGAAGACTCGCAGAGGAGGGAGGGACCGGGATCAGCATTTCGCAGCAAGCCCCGCGCTGCCGCCCAGGCATACTAAATAGTCAACGCATAGGCTGCCCCAGCATAATGCGGGCGAGGACCTCCCGCAAGTGCCTTGCAATGGCCGTGTTTTCCTTGAAAAACTGCAAGACCCAGGCACTCGCCCGCAAGTAACTTGTGCTAATCGCTCTGTTCAGCGAGGTGACGCGCCTCGCGCAGCGATCGCAACAGTCGCTGTACTTGCTCGTGTCCGGCCGCAGTTTGTGAGGCGACCAGGGCGCCACAGTTGGGGTACTCCACGATCGATCCCGGTCCGCCAAACTCGTCCCAGCTATTCGCAACCACATTGGCCCTGATGATCTCGACCAACGACGGATAATCGAACCGTGGCGCCGAGCGAACGTCGGCCGCCGCGGTCGCCAAGTCGAGCACGGGATAGACCTTCGTGGTCAGCATGTTCTCGGCCTCGGTCTTCGACGTGATCATGAGCACCTCGTTGTCGGGCACGTCAGATCGCGGCGGTATGTGCGAGCCGAGCACAAGGTCGCGTAGCAACTTCGCCACCTCGCAATGCACCGCGCCGGTTTGCTTGACGATCGACAGTCCGGCGAAGGGATGCACGACTCCGCTGCCGCCATTACGCTCCCAGCTTTTCGGTTCGACGATCTGCGGCAGCAGGTCGGCAAGTTCCGTCGCCCAGGTGTCGAGTTGCTTGGCATCCGCAGGCATGCCGATGCTACCCATTCCCATACCGCCCATTTGCGCCAGGATGCCGGACCGTTCGTTCAAGCCGAACCCGCCAAGACCCATCCACGTGCCCCACGTCGCCGGGGCGTTGAGACGGTAAATCCGGGTCGTTACGTCGTCGTCATCGTTTTCAGGTTCGGGCACCTGCGGTCGCTCGGCCAGTTTGAATTGTTTGTCGCGGGCGGCGCGCAGCGCGGAGAATAACTCTTCGATTTCTTCGTGGACTTCGTCGCTTTGCGGGATGATCAGCGCCCGGCCGGGATGGAACGAGCTAAAGCCTTGGTTGCCTACGTCCCATGTTGTCGGCGCCACGGTCGACATGATCAGTGATTCCAACGTACCGTAGTCGCTTTCCTGTCGCGAGGCGGGTTTGCCGTCGATCGTGAGCAGGTCGCCGACAAGATAAATCCTCGCAGCGATCAGGTTCTCGGCTTCTGTGTTGCTGGTAATCAACAGCCATCCATCGCGTACGAGATAGGTCAGATCGAGCTCGCGGAGAAGCAGCCGCAGGGCCGAGCGCAATGAAATATCTCGCACGCTGAACGTTATGGGCGCGTCGCTGCCGATGCTGTCGGCCAGCGCCTTTTCGTCGGCTCGCACCTGAATGTGGTGATGCTGGCGAACATGAGCCAGCACGTTCGCGAGCGGCTGCTCCTTGAAATCGAATTCCGTGGTTTCGTCCAATGCCTTGCGGATGCGGGCTTCGCCCGGCGTCGGCGCAGGCAGCGAGGTCTGCCCCCACGCGGTTGTGATTACAGAACGACCAAGCCAGCGCTGCGAGTGCAACACGATTGAGACGGGACATGCGGTCCATGACTCTGTTCCTCAAGGAGACGTGATCGCCAAACGCTCGCGGCTCGAACGGTCGCGAGGCAGACCGCCTTGATTGTAGCACGGCGGCAGGCGCAATGCCGCCCGGCCGGTCGCCACTATTCTGCCGGCTTGTTCTTATCGCCCTTGACGGCACGTTCTTTGTCGGCCAGCCAATTGCGGATCTGCCGCACGATGGCAGCGGGTGCGCGTCCGCGGACCTTGATGACATTCGCTTGTGGAACCACTTGCAGCCAAGTTGCCTTGACCACGCAGGCTTCGCCGAGTCCCGTGATCGCGTGGCCGCCGGGTTTTGTCGGAATCGCAAACCACCCGGAGCGAAGCGGCGTCTCGAAACTCGTGGTGCAGACGGCAACTCGCAGATCTTCGCCAGCCTCGATTTCGGCCTGCGAGTTCAGCACGACGGCGAAGTGTTCGCGCGCGGGTTTTCCGGTCGGGTCGTTGACCTGAGCCAGGATGATCGTTCCTGGGCGAATGGTTGGCTGCGCTGCCACAGATGTCTACGTGGAGGCCTCACCGGTGGAGAGAAGGTGCGCGGCAATGGCATCAATGCGTTGTGACGACAGCGCCGTACGTTCCAGCTCATCCCACTCGGCGTCTTCCTTGAGGATCTCTCCTGCTTCGTCGCAACAGGCGCGCAGCCGTTCGATTCTCGCAGTGTCGAAACCGTGGGCGTTGTATTCCCGCGCGATTCGGCCGAAACCTTCCAACGCGCGCACCGACGTTTGCAGCCACTCTTCGTACAACTCAATGATCCGCCTCTCCAACGTCTCATCGTATTCGAGGTCCTCTTTGGCGACCAACGTACGATAGTCGTCGTTGAGCTCCTTAATGCTTTGGAAAAGGTTACACCCTTGTGCAGCGACGTCGGCAAAATCGAAGCAAAGCACGGCGACGTCGTTGGGGCCGAGCACCGCGTCGTGGGCGACCTGGGTCCGATAAAGACCGGCGCGCTGTTCCAAGTAAATGAATCGGGCTTCCGCCGTTGCCATAATATGACGGCCTCCGGTCAACGGTACGCGAGTTTGGTGATTGTCCTCCATTGTAGCCCACGAACCTGCAACGGCCCAGCTTGGCCCCGTCGCCAATCGGATTTCTACAAAGGACCCCTGACGCCTGCCCCAGACGCCTGCTATACAGGGCTTGTTTTGAAATGGGAGTCGTTATTTCGAATGCACATCGCCGTCTTGGCCTCGCCCGATAGCTGGTATCTCACGGATTTGAATCGCGCCGCCGCCGGCCGGCACGAGCTGGTGCCGGTGACATTCGCCGAGTTGGCGGCGACGCTTTCATGCACCGGCGCGTCGGTCGCCAGCGGCCTGACGCGGTTGGAGGCGATGGATGCCGTCCTGGTGCGGACGATGCCGCCGGGCTCGCTGGAACAAGTGGTGTTCCGCATGGACGCGCTGGCACGCCTGGAGGCGGCGGGCACGCTCGTGCTCAATCCGCCGAAGGCCGTCGAGGCGGCCGTCGATAAATACCTGACGAGTGCGCGGCTGTTGGCTGCCGGCCTGACGATTCCACGCACGACGGTTTGTCAGACCGCCGACGCCGCGATGGCGGCCTTTGCCGATCTGGGCGGCGACGTGGTGCTGAAGCCGCTGTTTGGCGCCGAAGGCCGGGGCATTACTCGCTTGAACGACGAGGCGCTGGCGCTGCGGGCCTTCAAGATGCTCGAGCAGCTCGGCGCGGTGCTTTATCTGCAAGAGTTCCTGGCCCACGAAGGCGCCGATCTGCGGCTATTGGTGATCGGCCAACGCGTGTTGGGCATGCGGCGACGCAATCCGCTCGATTGGCGCACCAACGTCAGCCGCGGCGCCACGGCCGAGCCGCTGGAAGTGACGCCCGAACTGGCCGAGCTGGCGCATCGGGCGGCCTCCGCCGTCGGCGCACCGTTGGCGGGCGTCGACCTTTTGCCAGGAACCGACGGCCGCCTGTACGCCATCGAAGTCAACGCGGTGCCCGGCTGGAAGGCGCTGGCCCGTGCGCTGAACGTCGACGTGGCGGCCATGATCCTGGACTACCTCGCCACTCGCGTTTGAGCCGGTGAAAACTTGGGCTTTTGCATGGGTTGACGGTATTTTGCTTAAACGGTTTTTGTTCCGGCGAAGCGTAGGGTGGGACCAGCGAGCTTGCGAGCGCCGGCCCACCGTTTGCGACGTCGATTACGGTGGGCCGGCGCTCGCAAGCTCGCTGGTCCCACCCTACGGCGGCGGCATAAAAACGGTACAACTCCCAGAACGCCGCAAGGCCAACTCTTCACCGGCCCAGACTCTGCCCCAGCCACCGCCAATCTCTCATTCTCGGCCGCGTGAAGTATACCGTCGCTGGCGGGTGGTTGAAGCGAATGCGTGCGTGTTCGCGCGCATGTGCGCGCCGCTTTGTCCCGGTTTGAGCCCCCCGATGATTCGTTGTTGCCCAAAAAACACGGAGCGGGGCGTCCGAGCCCTAGGCGGCACGCCGTCTGCATAAGGGCGTGTACTTGAGCCGAGGCGCCGACGACGTCGCGCGGTAGGCCACCGAGGTTCCGGCGCGCCGGGACTGCGGTCGAAGGCGGTTAACGAAACACACAGAGGAGCCAAGGCAATGGCAGCCAAACCAAGAGTCGTTGTGATCGGGGGCGGTTTCGGCGGGCTGGAAGCAATCTTCTACCTGCGACACAAGCTGGGAGAGCGGGTCGATCTGACGCTGGTTTCCGACCGCCCGTATTTTCTGTTCAAGCCGAACACGATTTATATTCCTTTCGGCGCCGATCCCGAGCGATTCAAAATTCCGCTGGACCGCCCTGCCCGACGCAAAGAGATCACGCTGGTGCAGGACCGCGTCCGCGAAATCGACCCCCAGAACAAAACCGTCTCCGGAGAAACGTCGCGACTGCGTTACGATTACCTGGTGGTCGCCACCGGAGCAGCCATGCGGCCCGAGGAAATCCCCGGACTGAAAGAGCACGCGTTGACGCTCTGGACGCCCGACGAAATGCTGGCCCTGCGGGCGGCCTTGCAGCGGACGGTGGCCAAGGCCCGCGCCCACGAGCGGCAGCGAATCCTGTTTCTCGTGCCGCCCAACAACAAGTGCTCGGGGCCGCTCTACGAGCTGGTGATGATGATCGACACATGGCTCCGCGAGCAAGCGTGCCGCGCGGAGGTCGAGTTGGTGTGGGCCACGAAAGAGGACGGCTACATTCAGGCCTTCGGCCCGCGGCTCAATACCGTGGTGGCCCAGGAGTTCGAAGAGCGAAAGATCGAAGGGCACAAAGGATTCGTGGTCACGGGCATCGAACCGAAACAAGCCCTGTTTCAAAACGGCGAGCGGTTGGCCTTCGATCTGCTCGTCAGCTTTCCGCCGTACATCGCCGGCAACCGCTATCCCAGCCTGCCGGCCGACGAGCGGGGTTTTATTCCGGTCGTGCCCGACAGCCGCCGGGTGAAGGGGTTTGAGGAGATTTTTTCGGTCGGCGACGCGGCCGATTTTCCGATCAAGCAGGCGTTTTTGGCGCTGCTGCAAGGCGACGCCGCGGCCGATCACCTGGCGGCGGAGATTCTGCGAACGAAGCCGCAGGTGAATTTTGAGCCGATGAGCATGTGCGTGATGGAAGAGCTGAACAAGGCCACCTTCGCCCAGGTGCCGCTGAAGTACACCGGCGATCTCAAGAATCCGGTGGACGTGGAAACGGGCGACGTCGAGCACTATAAAGTGGGCGTCTCGCCCGTATGGCGATTGGGCAAGAAGGTGCTGGGCGTGTACCTCCCCTGGCGGTTCGGCCACGGCGAGCCGTTCCATGCCGGCCTGGCGTGGGGCGCGATGGACCTGGGCCTGAAAGTGATGGCCCGCGCGTTCGCGGACTGAAGTAGGACCGATTGAACCCGAGGTGAGATACGATGACTATCGAGCGTGCGCTTCGACTTGTGGCCGGGCTGGTCGTGCTGGTCAGCATCGCGCTGGCCGTCCTTCACAGTTCCTTCTGGTTGGTGTTGACGGCCTTTGTCGCCCTGAACCTATTGCAATCGGCCTTCAGCGACTGGTGCCCGATGGTCTGGGTACTGGAGAAACTCGGTTTGCCGCACTGCATTGATCGACGGCGCAAAACTTCGTAGGGTGAGACCAGCGAGCTTGCGAGCGCCGGCCCA
This DNA window, taken from Pirellulales bacterium, encodes the following:
- a CDS encoding 4Fe-4S dicluster domain-containing protein, which translates into the protein MLKIIQERLRQGHRTSTFPKTAANVSDRFRGLPVIDAAKCEDGCRACAEACPTGAIEAADGRLRLDLGKCLFCVDCTQACPNGAVQYQPEYRLATRRREDLVIDGQRPLELAHELDERARRLFGRSLKLRQVSAGGCNGCEADTNVLTTLVFDLGRFGIDFVASPRHADGLLITGPVTENMREALLLTYEAVPPPKLVIAVGACAISGGPYIGHSVVNNGADSVLPVDLYVPGCPPHPWTILDGLLRLLGRLDSAHVAT
- a CDS encoding NADH-quinone oxidoreductase subunit C; amino-acid sequence: MTTLAANAVGARPGETVRLADVPLLDIAGFRQNVADAVGGGSRISALFGRPIEQAARLYAVLADDEAGTWSVVSADVADEYPSLTPDCPQAHWFEREIAEQWGVLPHGHPWLKPIRFHPSYRAGHDAWSRAVGDKILPSVTDFFQVTGPEIHEVAVGPVHAGVIEPGHFRFQCNGEHVFHLEISLGYQHRGVERSLVGGPNQRTIHYMETLAGDTTIGHATAYCQAVEALARTAVPLRAEALRGVALELERLANHIGDLGALAGDVGFLPTASFNGRLRGDFLNATALVCGSRFGRGMVRPGGVMFDLDDARTQTLIERLTPALAEVYGSVELLWRSLSVQARFENTGVVSRETCDALGLVGVAARACGVYRDVRHDFPHGIFRFSQIPVSTCASGDVFARAYTRGLEVQRSGAFILEQLESLAGGPVRVEMGPLAPESLAVSFVEGWRGEICHVAITDADGRFAHYKVVDPSFHNWIGLAMALRDQQISDFPLCNKSFNLSYCGHDL
- a CDS encoding PTS sugar transporter subunit IIA, whose product is MQLTVHDVCRLMKVSERIVRRWVREEQLPAHRVGGRYHFNRSELFEWATLRKLTVAPELLEGDRVSAAQYDTLADALTAGGIFYQLPGQNVESALRAVVACMPLPEGFDREMLLNMFLSRERLGSTAVGDGIAIPHPRYPVVLSVPGPQVSLCYLEHAIDFAAGDGRAVDTLFVLVSPTARWHSRLLTQVARALGRPRFRRLVTRKAPAAEIIEAARAFQITGGGTNGSEGAAS
- a CDS encoding SulP family inorganic anion transporter, with the protein product MHGSVEAAPPVALEKPQNGLAGLKHWRYDLRSGFMVAMISLPFSMGIAITSGAPPVCGIVSAIIAGFLLPFLGGSYVTISGPAAGLAPAIYAGIAWMGGVYLGGEASNEEVMAAGYPLVLVAIAIAGLLQVVLAKLKVARLSAMFPAAAIEGMLMAIGLLIIVKQFPLLLGQKFEAHEFWEILAETPSKLSAMNVQVFGLGIACVATLFILSAVPGRLFKMLPPPVWVFFLGTLASRYLLNLAPENLINVPAAPLANGIVLPKFTTVFGDVRLWLPLGYMVVTLLLIDGTESLATINAVDKIDPFRRRSDPDRTLEAMGVSNVASSMLGGLTIIPGIVKSTANIIGGGRTQWANFYNACFLLFFLLFARTWINMVPTAVLASILVFIGFKLCRPKVWRHVAHIGAEQFFICAVTVFATVTTDLLIGVGIGIGLKLMLNLWYTGLHHNLFGADDATRPALPVRLVNLFRNPVGERACSDGVYNLFFDRPLVCFNLFHVIRELQRVPPEAQVAYLHLGQNVTLIDHTTSETLAHYMDEFNSRPGDFRLELMGLDQTRPLSRHKSSMRLRIPMTVGSGVTGDVAEPDDAGANLIGTAATLEAASPAGQGGHH
- a CDS encoding type II toxin-antitoxin system PemK/MazF family toxin yields the protein MAAQPTIRPGTIILAQVNDPTGKPAREHFAVVLNSQAEIEAGEDLRVAVCTTSFETPLRSGWFAIPTKPGGHAITGLGEACVVKATWLQVVPQANVIKVRGRAPAAIVRQIRNWLADKERAVKGDKNKPAE
- a CDS encoding RimK family alpha-L-glutamate ligase — translated: MHIAVLASPDSWYLTDLNRAAAGRHELVPVTFAELAATLSCTGASVASGLTRLEAMDAVLVRTMPPGSLEQVVFRMDALARLEAAGTLVLNPPKAVEAAVDKYLTSARLLAAGLTIPRTTVCQTADAAMAAFADLGGDVVLKPLFGAEGRGITRLNDEALALRAFKMLEQLGAVLYLQEFLAHEGADLRLLVIGQRVLGMRRRNPLDWRTNVSRGATAEPLEVTPELAELAHRAASAVGAPLAGVDLLPGTDGRLYAIEVNAVPGWKALARALNVDVAAMILDYLATRV
- a CDS encoding FAD-dependent oxidoreductase; translation: MAAKPRVVVIGGGFGGLEAIFYLRHKLGERVDLTLVSDRPYFLFKPNTIYIPFGADPERFKIPLDRPARRKEITLVQDRVREIDPQNKTVSGETSRLRYDYLVVATGAAMRPEEIPGLKEHALTLWTPDEMLALRAALQRTVAKARAHERQRILFLVPPNNKCSGPLYELVMMIDTWLREQACRAEVELVWATKEDGYIQAFGPRLNTVVAQEFEERKIEGHKGFVVTGIEPKQALFQNGERLAFDLLVSFPPYIAGNRYPSLPADERGFIPVVPDSRRVKGFEEIFSVGDAADFPIKQAFLALLQGDAAADHLAAEILRTKPQVNFEPMSMCVMEELNKATFAQVPLKYTGDLKNPVDVETGDVEHYKVGVSPVWRLGKKVLGVYLPWRFGHGEPFHAGLAWGAMDLGLKVMARAFAD
- a CDS encoding DUF2892 domain-containing protein; amino-acid sequence: MTIERALRLVAGLVVLVSIALAVLHSSFWLVLTAFVALNLLQSAFSDWCPMVWVLEKLGLPHCIDRRRKTS